One genomic segment of Methylocystis sp. SC2 includes these proteins:
- a CDS encoding MotA/TolQ/ExbB proton channel family protein, producing the protein MDYNTLSPLAMFLNAGPVGKAVMALLLLASIWTWVLIVEGVVAVTRIAKSARSARQGGDVGVLAPVAEAGREAFALDLPDETIGDKRARIADHMSRAAREFLTKAEGGLPNLAVISSVAPFVGLFGTVWGIMTSFAGIAQSQDTSLAVVAPGIAEALAATAYGLAAAIPASVGYNRIGAAFARVGQQVAHYIEDEALLMCSGQQTRARRDREAA; encoded by the coding sequence ATGGATTACAACACGCTTTCCCCTCTCGCCATGTTCCTTAACGCCGGTCCTGTCGGAAAGGCGGTCATGGCGCTGCTGCTGCTCGCGTCGATCTGGACGTGGGTGCTCATCGTCGAAGGCGTGGTGGCCGTCACCCGCATCGCCAAATCCGCGCGTTCGGCGCGTCAGGGCGGAGACGTTGGCGTTCTCGCGCCCGTCGCCGAAGCGGGCCGCGAAGCTTTTGCGCTCGATCTCCCGGACGAGACGATCGGCGACAAGCGCGCGCGCATCGCCGACCATATGAGTCGCGCCGCGCGCGAGTTCCTGACCAAGGCGGAAGGCGGCCTGCCGAATCTCGCCGTCATCTCATCGGTCGCGCCCTTCGTCGGTCTTTTCGGCACGGTGTGGGGCATCATGACGAGCTTCGCCGGCATCGCTCAGTCGCAGGACACGAGCCTCGCCGTCGTCGCGCCGGGCATCGCTGAAGCGCTTGCGGCCACGGCCTACGGACTCGCCGCCGCCATCCCCGCCTCCGTCGGCTACAACCGCATCGGCGCCGCCTTCGCGCGCGTCGGCCAACAGGTCGCGCACTATATCGAAGACGAGGCGCTGCTGATGTGCAGCGGCCAACAGACGCGCGCGCGTCGCGATCGGGAGGCTGCATAA
- a CDS encoding biopolymer transporter ExbD has product MGMPSRQRQSATEGLYQPLAEINVTPLVDVMLVLLIIFMVTAPLLAKGVKVNLPQASAAMPINQKDPIVVTVGKEGKIALGADELSPEALIDGIKVMMGDDHSRVVHIRGDTEAVYGEVVAVMDKLATNGITHIAIMTNSRSKTGPASKAAPGRAAPAAGAQPAQAPAAPAGALK; this is encoded by the coding sequence ATGGGAATGCCCTCACGCCAGCGCCAGAGCGCAACCGAAGGCCTGTATCAGCCGCTCGCCGAAATCAACGTGACGCCGCTCGTCGACGTCATGCTGGTGCTGCTCATCATCTTCATGGTGACCGCGCCATTGCTCGCCAAGGGCGTCAAGGTCAATCTGCCGCAGGCGAGCGCCGCGATGCCGATCAACCAAAAAGACCCGATCGTCGTGACGGTCGGCAAAGAGGGCAAGATCGCGCTTGGCGCGGACGAGCTCTCTCCCGAGGCGCTCATCGACGGCATCAAGGTGATGATGGGCGACGACCACTCGCGCGTCGTTCATATCCGCGGCGACACCGAGGCGGTCTATGGCGAGGTCGTCGCGGTGATGGATAAGCTTGCGACGAACGGCATCACCCATATCGCAATCATGACCAACTCGCGCAGCAAGACCGGACCGGCCTCGAAGGCCGCGCCCGGCCGCGCCGCGCCCGCCGCCGGCGCTCAGCCCGCGCAAGCTCCGGCGGCGCCGGCGGGAGCGCTGAAATGA
- a CDS encoding energy transducer TonB, with protein sequence MAAPAAPAMSESKFLGVLYTAIAKQTPSESPAGDGEVTASFHVNAQGKIDKVTIDKTTSPALSETVKKILSSVEAPPPPGGSMDVGQTFKFRATPK encoded by the coding sequence GTGGCGGCCCCAGCCGCTCCGGCGATGTCGGAGAGCAAGTTCCTCGGCGTGCTCTATACGGCGATCGCCAAGCAAACCCCTTCGGAAAGTCCTGCCGGCGACGGCGAGGTGACCGCCAGCTTTCACGTCAACGCGCAGGGCAAGATCGACAAGGTGACGATCGACAAGACGACAAGTCCGGCGCTTTCAGAAACCGTGAAGAAGATCCTGTCGAGCGTCGAAGCGCCGCCGCCGCCGGGCGGATCGATGGATGTGGGGCAAACTTTCAAGTTCCGCGCGACGCCGAAATGA
- a CDS encoding sialidase family protein, translated as MKRIAFALLAVCVPATLTAQEAPRAPADADKAAPPAHSMTPGAMSHHPAAACAEAKVDCAATAVPAFAKDGRLWVAFSVGKSVYAAASSDNGATFAAPTAIATIDDGVIDAHGDARPKIVALKDGTLLASYTTRPDKQMIGTIFIARSTDGGKTFSTPQALLSEGGQRFDSILVNRKGRIYAGWLDKTHALKAKAEGKEFLGSGVAFAYSDDGGKTFKGKSILIDHACECCRMSGALDKDGTPVFAWRQVLEGNIRDHMVAKLSADATQATATRVSDDEWAINSCPHHGPSIAIDAAGGWHVVWFTKGKKRQGLYYTRSLDAGKSFSEPEKFGDDARAAGHPTLVAAKGRLYRVWKEFDGTTTTIAMQMSRDNGKSWSAPRVVAQTLDASDHPELIANNGAAYLSWLTHKEGYRLTPLPRDEKSAAAPQ; from the coding sequence ATGAAGCGCATCGCCTTTGCCCTGCTCGCCGTTTGCGTCCCCGCCACGCTGACCGCGCAAGAAGCGCCGCGAGCGCCCGCGGACGCGGATAAGGCCGCGCCGCCAGCGCACTCGATGACGCCGGGCGCAATGAGTCACCACCCCGCCGCCGCCTGCGCCGAGGCGAAGGTGGATTGCGCGGCGACCGCCGTTCCCGCCTTTGCCAAGGACGGACGACTGTGGGTCGCCTTCTCCGTCGGCAAGAGCGTTTACGCGGCCGCCTCTTCCGATAATGGCGCGACGTTTGCCGCGCCGACCGCGATCGCCACGATCGACGACGGCGTGATCGACGCGCATGGCGACGCGCGTCCGAAAATCGTCGCGCTCAAAGACGGGACGCTGCTCGCCAGTTATACGACCCGGCCCGACAAGCAGATGATCGGCACGATCTTCATCGCGCGCTCGACCGACGGCGGCAAGACGTTCTCGACGCCGCAGGCGCTTCTGAGCGAGGGCGGCCAGCGCTTCGACAGCATCCTCGTCAACCGCAAGGGGCGCATCTACGCCGGTTGGCTCGACAAGACGCATGCGCTCAAAGCCAAGGCCGAAGGCAAGGAATTTCTCGGCAGCGGCGTCGCCTTCGCCTATTCCGACGACGGCGGCAAGACCTTCAAGGGCAAATCGATCCTCATCGATCACGCCTGCGAATGCTGCCGCATGTCAGGCGCGCTCGACAAGGATGGAACGCCGGTCTTCGCCTGGCGACAGGTGCTGGAGGGCAATATTCGCGACCATATGGTCGCGAAGCTTTCCGCGGACGCCACGCAAGCGACGGCGACGCGCGTGTCCGACGACGAGTGGGCGATCAACAGCTGCCCGCATCATGGACCGTCGATCGCGATCGACGCCGCCGGCGGTTGGCATGTGGTCTGGTTCACCAAGGGCAAGAAGCGCCAGGGACTCTATTACACGCGCAGCCTCGATGCGGGCAAAAGCTTCTCGGAGCCGGAGAAATTCGGCGACGACGCGCGCGCCGCCGGACATCCGACGCTGGTCGCGGCCAAGGGCCGCCTGTATCGCGTTTGGAAGGAATTCGACGGAACGACGACGACGATCGCCATGCAGATGTCGCGCGACAACGGCAAGAGCTGGAGCGCGCCGCGCGTCGTGGCGCAAACATTGGACGCCTCCGACCATCCGGAGCTCATCGCCAACAACGGCGCGGCGTATCTATCCTGGTTAACGCATAAGGAAGGCTATCGCCTGACGCCGCTGCCGCGGGACGAAAAAAGCGCAGCGGCGCCGCAGTGA
- a CDS encoding TlpA disulfide reductase family protein encodes MDFKPYGRGAFGQLTKAHAGRPLIVHYWSVTCPPCLVELPQWAKIAAEKKGFDIVFVNTDGDDERARAQARIEKVGLSSAVHYGFADDFVEKLYFEADSAWRGELPFTALVAPDGGVVTVTGAVDDPLIVEWLEKRVAK; translated from the coding sequence ATGGACTTCAAGCCCTACGGCCGAGGCGCGTTCGGGCAATTGACCAAGGCACACGCCGGCAGGCCGCTCATCGTGCATTACTGGTCGGTGACCTGTCCGCCCTGCCTCGTGGAATTGCCGCAATGGGCGAAGATCGCCGCGGAGAAAAAGGGATTCGACATCGTCTTCGTCAACACCGACGGCGACGATGAACGCGCCCGCGCGCAAGCGCGCATCGAGAAGGTCGGACTCTCGAGCGCGGTCCATTACGGCTTCGCCGACGACTTTGTCGAAAAGCTTTATTTCGAAGCGGACAGCGCCTGGCGCGGAGAATTGCCCTTTACGGCGCTCGTCGCCCCGGACGGCGGCGTCGTCACGGTGACGGGCGCGGTCGACGATCCGCTGATCGTCGAGTGGCTGGAGAAGCGCG